The genomic window CGAGCGTGCGCACCTCGCGGTCGAGCGTCACGCGCCGCGACCGGGCCTGCGCGGCGGCGCGGTCGATGGAAACGACGACGTCCCCCAGGATCTCCTCGGGCGCCTCGTCCCGGCGCGCGCGGGCGGCTGGCCCCCCGTCCGCGCCGAAGGACAGGACGTCGGTCGGCGCGTCGACGCCGCGATACGCGGCGTTGAGCCTGCGCAGAAGGCGGTCGCCCCCGACGACCACGGTGACATCGGCGTCGCCGCGATCGTGGTCCTCGAGCACGCGCGACACGAGACGGCGCAGGCCCCGGAGGTCGACCGTCTCTCTCCTCTGTCTGCTGATGATCGTGACGGCCATGGCGCCGGGCGCCCCGGACCGGGCGCTACGCCCCCTCCGGAGCTCCTTCATCCTCTTCCTGATCGGGGTAGCGCACGCGCTGGTGGTACATGCCGACGAGCACGCGGAAGAAGGCCTCGCGGATCTTCACGAGGTCCGAGAGCGTGAGCTCGGCATCGTCGAGCTGGCGATCGGCGATGCGCCTGTCGATGATCTCCTCGATCTCGGCCTCGATCCTCCGCGGCGTCAGCGCCTCGCCGATCGAGCGCACGCGCGCCTCGATGGTGTCGGCCAGCGAGATGATGGCGGACTCTCTCGTCCTCGGCCGCGGACCGGGATATCGGTAGTCCGCCTCGCTCACGTCGGCCGGGTCCTCCGCGTCCTCGAGGGCCTTGCTGTAGAAGTACTCCATGAGGCTCGTGCCGTGGTGCTCGCGGATGAAGTCGATGATGGGCTCCGGCAGGCGCTCCTTCCGCGCCAGGTCCACGCCGTCGCGCACGTGCGCCCTGATGACGAGGCTCGATACCTTCGGTCGGATGCCCGCGTGCTTGTCCTCCGGGACCTCGAGCCCCTGCTGGTTCTCGGCGAAGTACCCGGGGCTCACGAGCTTCCCGATGTCGTGGTAGTACGAGCCCACGCGCGCCAGAAGCCCATTCCCGTCGATGGCCTCGGCGGCCGCCTCCGCGAGGTTCCCCACGACGATGCTGTGGTGGTACGTCCCCGGCGCCGTCATCGCCATCTTGCGGAGGAGCGGCTTGTTCATGTCCCCGAGTTCGAGGAGCGTGAGGTCGGTCGTGACGACGAACCCGCGCTCGAAGAGCGGCAGCGCGAGCACGACGATCCCCATGCTGATGAGGACGTTCAGCCCTCCCCACCCGCACCGCCCGATCGTGCCGGGCGCCAGGTTGTGCATGAGCGCGTCCGCGACGACGATCGCGCACGCGTAGGCCGCGACGGTCCGCATGGCGGACCAGTAGAAGTCCTCCCGGTGCCGGACGGCGCGGACGGAGTGCGCCGCGACCGTGCCGCCGATGAGCGACACGAACAGGGACGGCAGGGTGAACTCCGTGTAGAGCCCCGCGAGCATCACGACCGTGACGGTCGACGCGAACGCGATGTCGAACTCGAAGAGCATCGAGACGAGCATCGCGAGGATGGCCACGGGCACGAGGTGTTCGGACGCGTTCGGGATCCGCTTCACGAGCGCGGCCCCGCCCATGACGAGGACGAGCAGCACGAGGAAGAGCGCCTGCGAGCGGCCGTGCGCCAGGAGCTGCCGCTTCCGCACGCTCACGTAGAGCACGAGCGCGCCGAGAAGGAGCGCCGCCATCGCCATGCGGCCCGGCGAGACGAACCCGGTCCCGAACCCCGCCCTGCCCATTCCCACGCGCTTGGCCGCCATCGAACGAAGGACGGCGACGTGTTCGGCGGTCACGCGCTGGCCGCGGAGCACGATGACCTCGTCCTTCCTCACGTCCCGCCCGGCGAACTCGCTCAC from Candidatus Effluviviaceae Genus I sp. includes these protein-coding regions:
- the ybeY gene encoding rRNA maturation RNase YbeY, which encodes MAVTIISRQRRETVDLRGLRRLVSRVLEDHDRGDADVTVVVGGDRLLRRLNAAYRGVDAPTDVLSFGADGGPAARARRDEAPEEILGDVVVSIDRAAAQARSRRVTLDREVRTLVAHGVLHLLGHDHERAGERRRMAALERGYARATGRPAAARAPRRRRAPRSGRGRQGTR
- a CDS encoding HDIG domain-containing protein, which gives rise to MAWWLERRRDVRPRADRVVLEAEPANEITPRAMLRPRTLAGIGAIAAVLVLFEMLFPRPVPGGRIAFQVGQVAREDVVAPFDFDVLKSPEALRDERAMAEASVVPVFRLDPAAQDAARKRFGDFLTAAHRVRSGGEPERQKLDLLGQLGPALSDTTRRVLLSPSRATAVEERARQLLLSLHQRGIIGGPGAPPLSPDETVMVLRADDEAIARVRGFHTESTIAAAIRAVASASFHDAGLRKAVSELTAPFAAPNIVYDAAETARRREAARRSVSEFAGRDVRKDEVIVLRGQRVTAEHVAVLRSMAAKRVGMGRAGFGTGFVSPGRMAMAALLLGALVLYVSVRKRQLLAHGRSQALFLVLLVLVMGGAALVKRIPNASEHLVPVAILAMLVSMLFEFDIAFASTVTVVMLAGLYTEFTLPSLFVSLIGGTVAAHSVRAVRHREDFYWSAMRTVAAYACAIVVADALMHNLAPGTIGRCGWGGLNVLISMGIVVLALPLFERGFVVTTDLTLLELGDMNKPLLRKMAMTAPGTYHHSIVVGNLAEAAAEAIDGNGLLARVGSYYHDIGKLVSPGYFAENQQGLEVPEDKHAGIRPKVSSLVIRAHVRDGVDLARKERLPEPIIDFIREHHGTSLMEYFYSKALEDAEDPADVSEADYRYPGPRPRTRESAIISLADTIEARVRSIGEALTPRRIEAEIEEIIDRRIADRQLDDAELTLSDLVKIREAFFRVLVGMYHQRVRYPDQEEDEGAPEGA